A window of Phycodurus eques isolate BA_2022a chromosome 5, UOR_Pequ_1.1, whole genome shotgun sequence contains these coding sequences:
- the fads2 gene encoding acyl-CoA 6-desaturase, which produces MGAGGQQPEPVGSGVYTWEEVQSHCSRNDLWLVIDRKVYNVTQWAKRHPGGFRVIHHYAGEDATEAFTAFHPDKKFVKCFLKPLLVGELAATEPSQDRQKNAAVIQDFQALQALAEKQGLFQAHAFFFLAHLGHILLLEVLAWLLVWLWGTSWTLTLLCSVLMATAQTQAGWLQHDFGHLSVFKKSSWNHIAHKFLIGHLKGASANWWNHRHFQHHAKPNVFSKDPDVNMLRIFVVGSTQPVEYGTKKIKHMPYNYQHQYFFLVGPPLLIPVYFHLQIMHVMISRRDWVDMAWSLSYYLRYFSCYVPLYGVLGSIALIILVRFLESHWFVWVTQMNHLPMDIDHEKHQDWLTMQLQATCNIEKSPFNDWFSGHLNFQIEHHLFPTMPRHNYHQVAPLVRDLCDKHNIPYQVKTLRRGLIDVIRSLKTSGNLWLDAYHHK; this is translated from the exons ATGGGTGCTGGAGGCCAGCAACCAGAGCCAGTCGGCAGCGGTGTTTACACCTGGGAAGAGGTGCAGAGCCACTGCAGCAGGAATGACCTGTGGCTGGTGATTGATCGGAAGGTGTACAACGTCACACAGTGGGCCAAGAGGCACCCTGGAGGGTTTCGGGTCATCCATCATTATGCTGGAGAGGATGCCACG GAAGCGTTTACTGCTTTTCACCCTGACAAGAAGTTTGTGAAATGCTTTCTGAAGCCTCTGCTGGTTGGTGAGCTGGCAGCGACAGAACCCAGCCAGGACAGACAAAAGAAT GCTGCAGTCATTCAGGACTTCCAGGCTTTACAAGCCCTTGCAGAAAAACAGGGTCTGTTTCAGGCCCacgccttcttcttcttggcccaCCTGGGTCACATCCTGCTGCTGGAGGTCCTAGCCTGGTTGCTCGTGTGGCTCTGGGGGACCAGCTGGACCCTGACACTGCTTTGCTCCGTCCTGATGGCGACTGCACAG ACCCAGGCCGGATGGCTGCAGCATGATTTTGGTCACCTGTCTGTCTTCAAGAAATCCTCATGGAATCATATTGCGCACAAGTTTCTCATTGGGCACTTGAAG GGAGCTTCTGCTAACTGGTGGAATCATCGACACTTCCAACATCACGCTAAACCCAATGTCTTCAGTAAAGACCCCGATGTCAACATGCTGCGCATCTTTGTTGTTGGGTCCACTCAGCCTGTAGAG taTGGCACCAAAAAGATCAAACATATGCCATACAACTATCAGCACCAATACTTCTTCCTGG TTGGACCACCACTGCTAATTCCAGTTTATTTCCACCTTCAAATCATGCATGTGATGATCTCCCGACGAGACTGGGTG gaTATGGCCTGGTCCTTGTCCTACTACCTACGCTACTTTAGTTGTTATGTTCCACTTTATGGTGTCCTGGGCTCAATAGCGCTCATCATTTTAGTCAG GTTTCTGGAGAGTCACTGGTTCGTGTGGGTGACTCAGATGAATCATCTCCCGATGGACATCGACCACGAGAAACATCAGGACTGGCTCACCATGCAG TTGCAAGCCACCTGCAACATTGAGAAGTCCCCCTTCAATGACTGGTTCAGCGGACACCTCAACTTTCAGATTGAACACCA TCTTTTCCCGACGATGCCGCGTCACAACTATCATCAGGTGGCGCCACTGGTGCGGGACCTCTGTGACAAACATAACATTCCTTACCAAGTGAAGACGCTGAGGAGAGGCCTGATTGATGTCATCAG GTCACTGAAGACCTCAGGGAATCTGTGGCTTGATGCATATCATCATAAATGA